In Aquiflexum balticum DSM 16537, a single genomic region encodes these proteins:
- a CDS encoding TonB-dependent receptor, which translates to MRNLLTLALILVSMGLSVAQNISLQGKVVDKSNNLPLPGVTVFIAELNRGVVTDLEGNFNLTALPERNITLKFSFVGYSTIVKTFKPGSTSGVLIQLEEAFTSIDEVVVSGAYVMSKESSPISIEKVDIVDILKMPSPSLMSALARTPGVNEISLGPGISKPVIRGLSFSRVLSVYQGGRFENQQWGADHGLGLTETGIGNVELIKGPASLIYGSGAMAGVVNLIEEKDAAIGDIDGYVNLRGYSNTLGLRSEVGVKGAAENGFVWSFNGALESHADYIDGDGRTMGNTRFNTQNFKTGVGLQKKWGDTRLRYTYLKQKLGILDESDVEGLATFRNDRSTQVPYQNVTDHFLSSETNVFLGEDKLKATFGLHKNLREEIETGGEFVDLGLNQTNIMYDVKYFKSINPNIEAIFGIQGFLLETINYTDALEFLIPDARKDDRSVYGLLNYNKDKWVIQGGLRYDYRKVNVDASGSHFVDFGFILPGEPEDRKLERTFDGITTSGGATFRPNSHWRFRLNIAQGFRAPDLAELFSNGVHPGTRRFEKGNAEFVREQNIQTDFGVRYIGKGFSISGEVFYNDINNYIFFAPTGEMQEDLEIWTFEQSDARLYGGEIELDFQPTSVKWLSASTSYSMVIAQRTDDFSYLPYIPAFRWNQSLDFRMNDLGIFQKPYISVLGSLIFDQDRAAPLEEATPGYFLLGMNIGGNLKVGKSFLDIYVSGTNILNKAYLDHLSLFRPFGINQIGRNIALNVKIPF; encoded by the coding sequence ATGCGCAACTTACTTACGCTTGCTCTTATCCTCGTATCAATGGGGTTATCAGTGGCACAAAATATTTCCCTTCAGGGAAAAGTAGTGGATAAATCAAATAATTTGCCCTTGCCAGGGGTTACTGTATTTATTGCAGAATTAAACAGGGGAGTGGTTACAGATCTTGAGGGGAATTTCAACCTGACTGCACTTCCTGAAAGAAACATTACATTAAAATTTTCATTTGTTGGGTATTCTACAATTGTAAAAACCTTTAAGCCAGGGTCAACATCAGGTGTGCTTATTCAGCTTGAAGAAGCTTTTACCAGCATTGATGAAGTCGTGGTGTCCGGTGCTTATGTGATGAGTAAAGAAAGTTCGCCTATCAGTATTGAAAAAGTGGATATTGTTGATATTCTAAAAATGCCCTCACCAAGTTTAATGTCTGCATTGGCAAGAACTCCCGGGGTAAATGAAATATCACTTGGTCCCGGAATCAGTAAACCTGTCATCAGAGGATTATCTTTCAGCAGAGTGCTTTCCGTGTATCAGGGCGGAAGGTTTGAAAATCAGCAATGGGGAGCAGATCACGGTCTTGGACTGACAGAGACGGGAATAGGAAATGTAGAATTGATTAAAGGCCCCGCTTCTTTGATTTATGGCTCAGGTGCCATGGCAGGAGTGGTGAACCTTATAGAAGAAAAAGATGCAGCAATAGGAGATATTGATGGTTATGTAAACCTCAGGGGCTATAGCAATACTTTGGGATTAAGATCTGAAGTTGGGGTGAAAGGGGCTGCTGAAAACGGATTTGTCTGGTCATTTAACGGGGCATTGGAATCACATGCCGACTATATTGATGGGGACGGAAGGACAATGGGAAATACCCGATTTAATACCCAGAATTTTAAAACAGGGGTGGGTCTTCAAAAAAAATGGGGAGATACGAGACTTCGGTATACCTATCTCAAGCAAAAACTCGGTATTCTGGATGAATCTGATGTTGAAGGATTGGCGACTTTCAGAAACGACAGGTCCACTCAGGTACCATACCAAAATGTGACGGATCATTTTTTGTCCTCGGAAACAAATGTGTTTTTGGGAGAGGATAAGCTAAAGGCCACTTTTGGGCTCCACAAAAATCTAAGGGAAGAGATTGAAACAGGCGGTGAATTTGTTGATTTGGGACTCAATCAGACCAATATCATGTATGATGTCAAATATTTTAAGTCGATCAATCCAAATATCGAAGCTATTTTTGGTATTCAGGGATTTTTGCTAGAGACTATCAATTACACAGATGCCTTGGAGTTTTTGATACCTGATGCAAGAAAAGATGACCGATCTGTTTACGGTCTCTTGAATTACAACAAAGACAAATGGGTAATTCAAGGTGGATTGAGATATGATTACAGAAAGGTAAATGTGGATGCCAGCGGGTCGCACTTTGTGGATTTTGGATTTATACTTCCCGGTGAGCCTGAGGACAGAAAATTGGAAAGGACTTTTGATGGTATCACTACTTCCGGAGGAGCAACTTTCAGGCCCAACTCACATTGGAGATTTAGATTAAATATTGCCCAAGGGTTTAGAGCTCCGGATTTAGCCGAACTTTTTTCCAATGGAGTTCATCCGGGTACCCGCAGGTTTGAAAAAGGAAATGCGGAATTTGTCCGTGAACAAAATATTCAGACTGATTTTGGAGTCAGATATATAGGGAAAGGTTTTTCCATTTCCGGGGAAGTGTTTTACAATGATATCAACAATTATATTTTCTTTGCACCGACGGGAGAAATGCAAGAAGACCTTGAAATCTGGACTTTTGAGCAATCGGATGCAAGATTATATGGTGGCGAAATTGAACTGGATTTCCAACCCACATCAGTGAAGTGGTTGAGTGCTTCCACATCATACTCCATGGTAATTGCGCAAAGGACAGATGATTTTTCTTATTTGCCCTATATACCTGCTTTTAGGTGGAATCAATCCCTTGACTTCAGAATGAATGATCTGGGTATTTTCCAAAAGCCTTACATCAGTGTACTAGGATCTCTTATTTTCGATCAGGACAGAGCTGCCCCACTGGAAGAAGCGACACCGGGCTATTTTCTTTTGGGGATGAATATTGGAGGTAACCTTAAAGTAGGCAAAAGCTTTTTAGATATCTATGTAAGCGGTACCAATATCCTCAATAAAGCATACTTGGATCATTTATCCCTGTTCAGACCATTTGGGATCAATCAGATAGGGAGAAATATAGCCTTGAATGTTAAAATCCCTTTTTAA
- a CDS encoding SGNH/GDSL hydrolase family protein, producing the protein MKSNIKFLILWTFILWTSCAPQIESPPVTKPDPRILAIGNSITWHPPSAEIGWSGNWGMAASSADKDYFSLLENLIRSKKPEAVFMRENVFPFERGFESFDFTFYNHLKDFEPDILIIRFGENIDSETIEGNMLANSIKDFVDFLADGREMQILVTTTFWPNEIVNQQLILSAETNNWELVRLSDLGSLEENMAIGLFSNEAVARHPGDLGMERIAVRIFNVLKKLF; encoded by the coding sequence TTGAAAAGTAATATTAAGTTTTTGATTTTATGGACTTTCATTTTGTGGACCTCCTGCGCCCCACAGATTGAAAGTCCTCCTGTGACAAAGCCGGACCCCAGGATTCTGGCAATAGGAAACAGCATCACCTGGCATCCGCCTTCAGCTGAAATAGGTTGGTCGGGAAATTGGGGAATGGCTGCCAGTTCGGCGGATAAAGATTATTTTTCATTATTGGAAAATCTCATCAGATCCAAAAAGCCGGAGGCAGTATTTATGAGAGAAAATGTATTTCCTTTCGAGCGGGGTTTTGAATCCTTTGATTTTACTTTTTATAATCACCTCAAAGATTTTGAGCCGGATATTTTGATTATCAGGTTTGGGGAAAATATTGACAGCGAAACCATAGAGGGCAATATGTTGGCAAATTCTATAAAGGATTTTGTTGATTTTCTTGCCGATGGAAGGGAAATGCAGATATTGGTCACTACGACCTTTTGGCCCAATGAAATTGTAAACCAGCAATTGATACTTTCGGCCGAGACAAACAATTGGGAATTGGTAAGATTGTCGGATTTGGGTTCTCTCGAAGAAAATATGGCCATCGGTCTTTTTTCCAATGAAGCAGTAGCAAGACATCCGGGAGATTTGGGAATGGAAAGAATTGCAGTCAGAATATTCAATGTCCTGAAAAAGCTCTTCTGA
- a CDS encoding AsmA-like C-terminal region-containing protein, translated as MKRLLIIIVSILVLLIASAVALPFIFKDKIVERIDKEISESVNAQVYYDFKNISLSIFKRFPHVSATIKEFGIIGNPPFQNDTLVHMDRLQVDFNLRSVLFGDYPSLTGIHLDGGSLYVKVLEDGTANYDITYPSEETEPESNFQIGIDLIEVNDFDVVYDDRQLQYFMALGKIKMEGKGDFTLDVYDLPVKMEAMIADISYEGTNYLRNKKFKGETLMNIDMDQMKFSFGDGDFNINDFLFGFQGLIAMPDDDIELDLTFEGKNNSFKSILSLVPGIYTDNFSDIKTSGTMDFSGFLKGIYNEQSFPAFDVSIKVADGMFQYPDLPRPVSNINLDMQVKNATNNLDNTSVNIPTFNLDFGTNPVSGRFFLADLLTYEMDGALKGKLNLEEVTSIFPVEGLTLKGILDVNAQAKGKYDSAAQIIPTIDAKMLLSNAYIKSADYPAPIENLNVNASILNPTGDMNDFLVDLSQFGFELEDEQISGRLKINDFSLLNWDGALKGTLDFGKMLAIFPMEGIIMEGKVMADIQTKGSYQDVEAGRYNRLDTRGSASISNFYFTSADLPQGIRIHQADADFSPDRINLTKFDSRVGESPLLASGFLSNYVNYILKDDETLKGQLTLNSSKFNVNEWMTDTGSTESSALTVIELPKNIDFNMSVAAAEVLYDNLVLKDIQGSLALKEGVLSFKDASMSTLGGKVMMNGSYDPRDLTAPKFDFSLNLANLSIPQAFQSFNTVKAFAPIAQHLTGNFNTNLDFSGTLGQDMMPLLSSLDLKGLLKVTEASFQNSTLLQGITSLTKLNDTNTLQFRNLSIPIEINQGVMDVKPFDVKLWDYQANIQGSTGFDGSINYLINMQVPAGEFGSQANALLAAISGNQMDQSTLIPIAINLGGTYNSPKIGLAGGNSIENLLTSALKSRGAAEKENIQEQAKQQFQAAEDSLKKELTLKSQMIQDSLQKEADKKISETKDKAVDEAKNLLRGILGKPKPAKPDTTKKN; from the coding sequence ATGAAAAGGTTATTGATAATTATTGTTTCCATCTTAGTGCTTTTGATAGCTTCTGCGGTGGCACTGCCTTTTATTTTCAAAGATAAAATTGTCGAGCGGATTGATAAGGAAATATCCGAGTCTGTGAATGCACAGGTTTACTACGACTTTAAGAATATCAGTTTAAGTATATTCAAAAGGTTTCCACATGTCTCTGCAACTATCAAGGAGTTTGGTATAATTGGCAACCCCCCTTTCCAGAATGACACATTGGTCCATATGGACAGATTGCAGGTCGATTTCAATCTCAGGTCTGTTCTATTTGGTGATTATCCCTCTCTGACAGGAATTCACCTGGACGGTGGGAGTTTATATGTTAAAGTTCTTGAAGATGGGACTGCCAATTATGATATCACCTATCCATCAGAGGAAACAGAACCCGAAAGTAATTTCCAGATAGGCATTGACCTGATCGAAGTAAATGATTTTGATGTGGTCTATGATGACAGACAGCTTCAATATTTTATGGCTTTGGGAAAAATCAAAATGGAAGGAAAAGGGGATTTTACACTTGATGTGTATGATTTGCCTGTGAAAATGGAAGCAATGATTGCTGATATTTCCTATGAGGGCACCAATTACCTTAGAAATAAAAAATTTAAGGGAGAAACCTTGATGAATATTGATATGGATCAAATGAAGTTTTCTTTCGGGGACGGGGATTTCAATATCAATGATTTTCTTTTTGGTTTTCAGGGTTTAATCGCTATGCCGGATGATGACATTGAATTAGACCTGACCTTTGAAGGTAAAAACAACTCATTCAAAAGCATACTTTCCTTAGTACCGGGCATTTATACCGATAATTTCTCTGACATAAAAACTTCAGGAACTATGGATTTTTCTGGATTTTTGAAAGGAATTTATAATGAACAGAGTTTTCCCGCCTTTGATGTTTCAATAAAGGTAGCAGATGGGATGTTCCAATATCCGGATTTACCCAGGCCTGTCAGTAATATAAATCTGGATATGCAGGTCAAGAACGCTACGAATAACCTGGACAATACTTCAGTTAATATTCCAACTTTCAATCTTGATTTTGGGACGAACCCTGTTTCAGGAAGATTTTTTCTGGCCGATCTGCTCACTTACGAAATGGATGGAGCTTTAAAAGGAAAATTAAATTTGGAAGAAGTTACTTCCATTTTTCCTGTTGAAGGATTGACGCTGAAAGGAATTCTAGATGTCAATGCCCAAGCAAAAGGCAAATATGACTCTGCCGCCCAGATTATTCCTACTATCGATGCAAAAATGCTGCTCAGCAATGCATATATCAAAAGTGCTGATTATCCTGCTCCGATCGAAAATTTAAATGTGAATGCTTCCATATTGAATCCAACCGGAGATATGAATGACTTTTTGGTTGATTTAAGCCAATTTGGATTTGAATTAGAGGATGAACAAATCTCCGGAAGGTTGAAAATCAATGATTTTTCATTGCTCAATTGGGACGGTGCTTTAAAGGGAACATTGGATTTTGGTAAAATGCTGGCGATTTTCCCAATGGAAGGCATCATCATGGAAGGGAAAGTCATGGCAGATATTCAGACCAAAGGATCTTATCAGGATGTGGAAGCAGGAAGGTACAACAGACTGGATACACGGGGTTCGGCAAGTATATCGAATTTTTATTTTACTTCAGCTGATTTACCTCAGGGAATTAGAATCCATCAGGCCGATGCTGATTTTTCGCCGGATAGGATCAACCTGACAAAATTTGATTCAAGAGTAGGAGAAAGTCCATTGCTTGCCTCAGGATTTCTTTCCAATTACGTCAATTATATCCTTAAAGACGATGAGACCCTGAAGGGTCAGTTGACATTAAATTCAAGTAAATTCAATGTCAATGAGTGGATGACGGATACAGGCAGCACTGAAAGTTCGGCACTTACAGTGATTGAATTGCCCAAAAACATTGATTTCAATATGTCTGTAGCGGCTGCGGAAGTGCTATATGACAACCTTGTTTTGAAAGATATTCAGGGAAGCTTGGCCTTGAAAGAGGGGGTGTTGAGTTTTAAAGATGCTTCCATGAGCACATTGGGCGGGAAGGTGATGATGAATGGTTCCTACGACCCAAGAGATCTTACAGCTCCAAAATTTGATTTCAGCCTTAATTTGGCCAATCTTAGTATTCCCCAAGCCTTTCAATCGTTCAATACCGTAAAGGCATTTGCTCCGATTGCCCAGCACCTGACCGGAAACTTCAATACTAATCTTGATTTTTCCGGAACTCTTGGTCAGGATATGATGCCGTTACTTTCTTCTTTGGATTTAAAAGGCTTACTGAAAGTAACCGAAGCATCTTTTCAAAACAGTACTTTGTTGCAGGGCATAACCAGTCTTACTAAACTGAATGATACCAATACACTTCAATTTAGAAACCTCAGTATTCCTATAGAAATTAACCAAGGGGTAATGGACGTCAAACCTTTTGATGTCAAGCTTTGGGACTATCAGGCAAATATACAGGGAAGTACCGGGTTTGATGGCTCTATCAATTATCTGATCAATATGCAGGTGCCGGCAGGAGAATTCGGTTCTCAGGCCAACGCACTTCTCGCAGCTATTTCAGGAAATCAGATGGATCAATCCACTCTTATTCCCATTGCCATTAATCTGGGAGGGACCTATAACAGCCCAAAGATTGGGTTAGCAGGCGGAAATAGCATAGAGAATCTTTTGACATCAGCTCTAAAGTCAAGAGGAGCAGCTGAAAAGGAAAATATTCAGGAACAGGCCAAACAACAATTTCAGGCAGCTGAAGACAGTTTGAAAAAAGAACTTACATTAAAATCCCAGATGATCCAGGATAGTCTTCAAAAAGAAGCAGACAAGAAGATTTCCGAAACCAAAGATAAGGCGGTTGATGAAGCAAAAAACCTTTTAAGAGGGATTTTGGGAAAACCGAAGCCTGCAAAACCGGATACTACAAAGAAGAATTAA
- a CDS encoding 4a-hydroxytetrahydrobiopterin dehydratase has protein sequence MWTEENNKLKRTFKFKDFQEAFAFMTRVAFLAEKHDHHPNWSNVYNTVNIELTTHDKGNVITQKDRDLAKAIDEI, from the coding sequence ATGTGGACCGAAGAAAACAACAAACTAAAAAGAACCTTTAAATTCAAAGACTTTCAAGAAGCTTTTGCCTTTATGACAAGAGTCGCTTTCCTTGCTGAAAAACATGACCATCATCCTAATTGGAGCAATGTATACAATACGGTAAATATTGAGCTGACCACCCATGATAAAGGGAATGTCATAACCCAAAAAGATAGAGACTTAGCCAAAGCCATTGATGAAATCTGA
- the rsmI gene encoding 16S rRNA (cytidine(1402)-2'-O)-methyltransferase: MKSDISEERPVQLFLVPTPIGNLKDITFRAIEVLKSVDVILAEDTRTTGKLLKHYEIQRPLQSYHIFNEHKTVERLIERLKKGEVMALVSDAGTPGISDPGFLLVRAAKDVGIEVNCLPGPTAFVPALVNSGLPNDRFTFEGFLPHKKGRKTRIESLLEESRTMIFYESPHRLMKTLEQFAENFGKDRMASVSRELTKVFEENVRGTLEELIEYYKENPIKGEIVIVLQGVGKNV, translated from the coding sequence ATGAAATCTGATATTTCTGAAGAAAGACCCGTTCAACTCTTTCTTGTGCCTACTCCCATCGGTAATCTTAAAGACATTACTTTTAGGGCTATTGAAGTACTGAAATCCGTGGATGTCATCCTTGCGGAGGATACCCGCACAACAGGAAAGTTGCTCAAGCATTATGAAATACAACGGCCTTTACAGAGTTATCATATTTTCAATGAACACAAGACTGTTGAGAGACTTATTGAAAGGCTAAAAAAAGGAGAAGTCATGGCCTTGGTCAGTGATGCAGGTACGCCCGGGATATCTGATCCCGGATTTTTATTGGTAAGAGCTGCTAAGGATGTAGGAATCGAGGTGAATTGCCTTCCAGGTCCGACTGCCTTTGTTCCTGCTTTGGTCAATTCAGGTCTGCCCAATGATAGGTTTACCTTCGAGGGATTTTTGCCTCATAAAAAAGGCAGGAAAACCAGAATTGAATCTCTTTTGGAAGAATCCCGGACAATGATATTTTATGAGTCCCCGCACCGGCTGATGAAAACCCTTGAACAGTTTGCAGAAAATTTTGGTAAGGACCGTATGGCAAGTGTATCCAGGGAATTGACAAAAGTTTTTGAAGAAAATGTCAGAGGTACACTGGAGGAGCTGATTGAATATTATAAAGAAAATCCGATAAAAGGAGAGATCGTAATTGTGCTCCAGGGAGTAGGAAAAAACGTATAG
- a CDS encoding serine hydroxymethyltransferase, protein MKRDQAIFDLISKEENRQKRGIELIASENFTSKQVMEAAGSVLTNKYAEGLPGKRYYGGCEVVDEIEQLAIDRAKELFGATWANVQPHSGAQANAAVFLAVLNAGDPILGFDLSHGGHLTHGSPINFSGKLYSPHFYGVEEETGVIDYDKVEAKALEVKPKLLICGASAYSRDWDYERLREIADQVGAILLADISHPSGLIARGLLNDPLDFCHIVTTTTHKTLRGPRGGLILMREDFDNPFGLKTPKGELRKMSALLDSGVFPGTQGGPLEHIIAAKAIAFQEALSDDYMEYVLQVKKNAAIMAESFVALGYQIISGGTDNHMMLIDLRNKDLTGKIAEETLGKVDITINKNMVPFDTRSPFVTSGMRVGTAAVTTRGLKEADMKKIVTLIDKALSNHDKESELVRIKSEVNDWMIKFPLY, encoded by the coding sequence ATGAAAAGAGATCAGGCCATTTTTGACCTTATTAGTAAAGAAGAAAACCGTCAAAAAAGAGGAATTGAATTGATTGCTTCTGAGAACTTTACCAGCAAACAGGTAATGGAAGCAGCAGGAAGTGTATTGACCAATAAATATGCAGAAGGATTGCCCGGTAAGCGTTATTACGGCGGTTGTGAGGTAGTGGATGAGATTGAGCAGTTGGCAATAGACAGAGCAAAGGAACTTTTTGGTGCAACTTGGGCAAATGTACAGCCACATTCCGGAGCACAGGCCAATGCAGCGGTATTCTTGGCAGTATTGAATGCTGGAGACCCTATTCTGGGTTTTGACCTTTCTCATGGAGGTCACTTGACTCATGGTTCGCCTATAAATTTTTCAGGAAAATTATACAGTCCTCATTTCTATGGAGTAGAAGAAGAAACTGGCGTTATCGATTATGATAAGGTTGAAGCAAAGGCTTTAGAAGTAAAACCCAAGCTTCTTATTTGTGGTGCATCTGCTTATAGCCGTGATTGGGATTATGAAAGATTAAGGGAAATCGCAGATCAGGTTGGGGCGATTTTATTGGCAGATATTTCCCACCCTTCAGGATTGATAGCTAGAGGCTTATTGAATGACCCATTGGATTTCTGTCACATCGTAACTACTACCACGCATAAGACATTGAGAGGTCCACGTGGTGGTCTGATTTTGATGAGAGAGGATTTTGATAATCCTTTTGGACTGAAAACACCCAAAGGTGAATTGAGGAAAATGTCCGCTTTATTGGATTCAGGTGTATTCCCCGGAACACAAGGTGGACCTTTGGAACATATTATTGCTGCCAAAGCCATTGCTTTTCAAGAAGCACTTTCTGATGATTATATGGAATATGTTCTACAGGTCAAGAAGAATGCGGCAATAATGGCTGAATCCTTCGTGGCCCTTGGCTATCAGATCATTTCAGGTGGTACTGACAACCACATGATGCTGATTGATTTGAGAAACAAAGACCTGACCGGAAAAATTGCGGAAGAAACGCTAGGTAAGGTAGATATTACCATCAATAAAAACATGGTTCCTTTTGATACACGTTCTCCATTTGTCACCTCGGGAATGCGAGTTGGTACGGCCGCAGTTACAACCCGTGGTTTAAAAGAGGCTGATATGAAAAAAATTGTCACTTTGATTGATAAGGCGCTTTCGAATCATGACAAGGAATCGGAATTGGTACGGATCAAGTCAGAAGTGAATGATTGGATGATAAAGTTTCCATTATATTAA
- a CDS encoding inositol monophosphatase family protein, with amino-acid sequence MIDLSQVLKQTIEVAESAGVFIRKERQTFDVKSVEQKGLNDLVSYVDKEAEKMIVEGLSKILPGSDFITEEGTAQTEGKEFTWIIDPLDGTTNFIHGLPIFAVSIGLRHLDEIILGVVYEINFHECFYALKGKGAFCNGTPIKVSKAANLGESLIATGFPYSAFNQIDAYLDALKMLMQKTHGIRRLGSAAMDLCYVAAGRADGFFEFNLKPYDVAAGALIVKEAGGMVTDFRQGDDYLFGREILASNGLIHQEFDALLQDVWD; translated from the coding sequence ATGATTGATTTATCACAAGTATTAAAACAAACCATTGAAGTAGCTGAATCTGCAGGAGTTTTTATTAGAAAAGAAAGACAGACGTTTGATGTGAAAAGCGTTGAGCAAAAAGGACTCAATGACCTTGTATCTTATGTAGATAAAGAAGCTGAAAAAATGATTGTGGAAGGGCTATCCAAAATTCTTCCAGGGTCTGATTTTATCACCGAAGAAGGCACAGCACAGACAGAAGGCAAGGAATTTACTTGGATCATAGATCCTTTGGATGGCACTACAAATTTCATTCATGGCTTACCGATTTTTGCCGTAAGTATAGGTCTAAGACATCTGGATGAAATTATATTGGGAGTAGTTTATGAAATCAATTTTCACGAATGCTTTTATGCTTTGAAAGGGAAAGGTGCTTTTTGTAATGGTACGCCCATTAAAGTAAGTAAGGCTGCCAATCTTGGGGAAAGTCTGATTGCTACAGGATTTCCTTACAGTGCCTTTAACCAGATTGATGCGTATTTGGATGCCTTGAAAATGCTTATGCAGAAAACCCATGGAATAAGAAGATTGGGAAGCGCCGCCATGGATCTGTGCTATGTAGCTGCCGGACGGGCAGACGGATTTTTTGAATTCAATCTCAAACCTTATGATGTGGCAGCAGGAGCATTGATCGTCAAAGAAGCGGGTGGAATGGTCACTGATTTCAGACAAGGAGATGATTATCTTTTTGGAAGAGAGATTCTTGCTTCCAATGGATTGATCCATCAGGAGTTTGATGCACTTTTACAGGATGTGTGGGATTAA
- a CDS encoding AEC family transporter: MLNIILIVVFLLLGISAQKLKFLPIDTALYLNKYLIYVVLPALALKYLPQIELVPQLALPIASAYISFGLSWLIFGYLGTRLNWKRSVTGCLIIVSGLANTSFVGFPIVQALYGDEGVKIALLIDQAGSFIIVSSIAVIVASIYSTGKKRKRDITKKILTFPPFLFFLIAMGMNINGYSFSGNFETILQVITATLTPVALTAVGLQVKINSNAFRSKFLWMGLGYKLLLIPLIIWILFKKVFLLEGLLLQVSVIETAMAPMITGSIIAITHDLEPKLASLLVGVGIPLSFVTLAIWYFLLG, from the coding sequence ATGCTGAACATCATCTTGATTGTTGTTTTCCTTCTTTTAGGTATCTCTGCCCAAAAATTAAAATTTTTACCAATTGATACTGCCCTATACCTGAATAAGTATCTGATTTATGTAGTGCTCCCTGCCCTTGCTTTGAAGTATCTTCCACAGATAGAATTGGTCCCACAACTTGCGCTTCCCATTGCTTCTGCATATATCAGTTTTGGGCTTTCATGGCTGATATTTGGATACCTGGGAACTAGATTGAATTGGAAGCGATCAGTGACGGGATGTTTGATCATTGTTTCAGGATTGGCAAACACTTCATTTGTTGGATTCCCGATAGTTCAGGCACTTTATGGAGATGAAGGGGTGAAAATCGCCTTATTGATTGATCAGGCAGGTTCATTTATCATTGTCAGTAGCATTGCGGTGATCGTAGCCTCCATTTACAGCACCGGCAAAAAAAGAAAAAGAGATATTACCAAAAAAATCCTAACATTCCCGCCCTTTTTATTTTTCCTTATCGCGATGGGGATGAATATCAATGGCTATTCGTTTTCCGGAAATTTCGAAACAATCCTTCAGGTGATTACAGCAACCCTGACACCGGTGGCATTGACTGCGGTGGGCTTACAGGTGAAAATCAATTCAAATGCTTTCCGTTCCAAATTCCTTTGGATGGGTTTAGGGTATAAACTTCTTCTGATTCCTTTGATAATTTGGATTCTCTTCAAAAAAGTATTCTTGCTCGAGGGACTTTTATTGCAGGTTTCTGTAATTGAAACAGCCATGGCTCCCATGATTACAGGATCCATCATCGCCATCACGCATGATCTGGAACCAAAGCTTGCTTCGCTATTGGTAGGCGTTGGAATTCCCCTCTCTTTTGTTACTCTTGCAATCTGGTATTTTTTATTAGGTTAA
- a CDS encoding UDP-glucuronosyltransferase, giving the protein MINYDFRPSSYFEGSSPNILLVRLIYPESQWGEEISIYANVMDGVIYYEAVDFYGNDFKLDPEKSKLPLSLQELILMIEKMDVDPDSGQGNVNLTLSGIPEANSLIYPELQEYFSEKRKFYRLN; this is encoded by the coding sequence ATGATCAATTATGATTTTCGGCCTTCGAGCTACTTTGAAGGTTCTTCTCCAAATATTCTTTTGGTCAGGCTGATATATCCGGAAAGTCAGTGGGGAGAGGAAATCAGCATTTATGCGAATGTGATGGACGGTGTGATTTATTACGAAGCCGTAGACTTTTATGGGAACGATTTTAAATTGGATCCTGAAAAATCAAAGCTTCCCCTATCCCTTCAGGAGCTTATTCTAATGATTGAAAAAATGGATGTTGACCCTGATTCAGGGCAGGGAAATGTGAATCTTACTCTTTCAGGAATACCTGAAGCCAATAGTTTAATCTATCCTGAACTTCAGGAATACTTTTCAGAAAAACGTAAATTTTACAGGCTTAATTAA
- a CDS encoding DUF493 family protein → MKHAFDKESFKEKLEAQTSFPTLYMFKFIVPSGKEQKVAALLPNNKMTLKTSSKGKYVSATIKAMMPNSESILDIYEKASKIEGVISL, encoded by the coding sequence ATGAAACATGCATTTGACAAAGAATCATTCAAGGAAAAACTGGAAGCCCAAACTTCCTTCCCGACCTTGTATATGTTTAAATTTATAGTCCCCAGTGGCAAAGAACAAAAAGTGGCAGCGTTATTGCCTAATAATAAGATGACCTTAAAGACCTCTTCAAAGGGCAAATATGTATCTGCGACCATTAAGGCAATGATGCCCAATAGTGAGTCAATATTGGATATTTACGAAAAAGCATCGAAGATTGAAGGGGTAATTTCACTTTAA